The bacterium genome segment CCGACCGCCGAGGCCGCCGGCGACGGTCGCCGAGACGTACGCGCCCATCGCCTCGCCGAGCCGCTCGGGAGGGAGGGCGCGCGCGAGGTGGACGACGAGGCAGGTCGTGAGCGCGGGGATGCAGAGCCCCTGCGCGAAGCGCGCGGCGACGAGCAGCGGCAGCGTCGGCGCGAAGGCCGACGCGAGGCCGAAGAGCGCGACGACCGCCCCGCCGACCGCGACGATCGGCTTGACGCGGTAGCGGTCGGCGAGCGCGCCGAACGGCAGGTTGGCGAGCGCGATCCCAAGCACGACCGCGGAGACGGTGAGCGAGGCCCGCGCCTCGTCCACGCCGAACTGCCCGGCGATCACC includes the following:
- a CDS encoding MFS transporter; its protein translation is MNERDAAGLKTLVFAVVTAAFTTIYITQPVLPVIAGQFGVDEARASLTVSAVVLGIALANLPFGALADRYRVKPIVAVGGAVVALFGLASAFAPTLPLLVAARFAQGLCIPALTTCLVVHLARALPPERLGEAMGAYVSATVAGGLGGRLLGGFALGAERWRWAFVIGAALVACSSFAAARWLPPAPPRSAAERRGGGFLPLLRRWA